The Elusimicrobiales bacterium nucleotide sequence CCGCAAAAGGCGTTGCCGGCATGGGGGCGGAGCCTGTCCAGGAAATAAAGGACAAGCCGGAATGCTCCGTCATGGTCTGCGCCGGGCTTATCAAGGAAGGCAAGGCGGATGCCATGGTGTCCGCCGGAAACTCCGGGGCTACGATGGTGGCGGCCTTCATGACGCTGGGCCGCATCAAGGGCATCTCCCGCCCCGCCATAGCCGTCGCGCTGCCGACCGTGAAAGGCCTCACCCTGCTGGTAGACGCCGGCGCCAACACGGACTGCAAACCGCTGCACCTACTGCATTTCGCGCTGATGGGCTCCATATATATGGAGCAGCTTACCGGCATCTCCCGCCCGTCAATCGGCATTCTCAGCGTGGGCGAGGAGGAGACCAAGGGAAACTCCCTTGTAAAGGAAGCAATACCGCTTTTGAAATCCAGCGGCCTCAACTACGCCGGTCCGGTGGAGGGGCGCGATATCCCGTTCCACAAAACCGATGTCGTGGTGTGCGACGGGTTCACCGGCAATATCGCGCTGAAACTTTACGAAGGCGCCGCCAAGGCGGTCATGCAGATTATAAAGGACGGCGTGTCAAAAAGCATTCCCGCCTCGCTGGGAATGCTGATGGCCAAACCTGTTTTCGCCGGCATAAAAAAGACGATAAGCCCTGATAAAGCCGGGGGCGCTCCGCTTCTGGGAGTAAACGGCGCGGTGATAATAAGCCATGGCCGCTCCGGCGAAAGCGCGGTATATAACGCGGTGAACGCCGCACGCATGATAGCCGCAGCCTCGGTAAACGAGAAAATCCGCGCAGCCGCGCAGCGGCTTGCGGAAACCTGCAAGGCGGGGGAGGCGGTTTCATGACATTATCCGGCAAAACCGCGGTGATAACCGGAGGAGGGCGCGGGATAGGCCTTGCCATAGCCCGCGCGATGGCGGCGCAGGGCGCCAATATCGTTTTATGCGATGTGGACGAGCAGTCCGCAAAGCGCTCCGCGCAGGAACTGGCGGACAGATACGAGGTCAAAACCCTGGGCCTCAGGGCCGATGTAAGCCGCGCCACGGATTGCGACGCCGTCATAAAAGCCGCCGCCGGAATCGGCGGGCCGGATATTCTGGTCAACAACGCCGGCATAACGCGGGACAATCTGGCCGTCCGCATGAGCGAGGCGGACTGGGACGCCGTGCTGGACATAAATCTCAAAGGCGCGTTCCTGATGTCGCGCGCCGCGCTTAAAATAATGATGCGCAGCCGCTCCGGCAGAATCATAAACATCTCCTCAGCCGCGGGA carries:
- the plsX gene encoding phosphate acyltransferase PlsX; the protein is MRIAIDAHGGDFGLEPNIAGALRAAKDFGVEIAFVGDEAEINAAVKRISPQTTRGVCVVPAKGVAGMGAEPVQEIKDKPECSVMVCAGLIKEGKADAMVSAGNSGATMVAAFMTLGRIKGISRPAIAVALPTVKGLTLLVDAGANTDCKPLHLLHFALMGSIYMEQLTGISRPSIGILSVGEEETKGNSLVKEAIPLLKSSGLNYAGPVEGRDIPFHKTDVVVCDGFTGNIALKLYEGAAKAVMQIIKDGVSKSIPASLGMLMAKPVFAGIKKTISPDKAGGAPLLGVNGAVIISHGRSGESAVYNAVNAARMIAAASVNEKIRAAAQRLAETCKAGEAVS
- the fabG gene encoding 3-oxoacyl-[acyl-carrier-protein] reductase, whose translation is MTLSGKTAVITGGGRGIGLAIARAMAAQGANIVLCDVDEQSAKRSAQELADRYEVKTLGLRADVSRATDCDAVIKAAAGIGGPDILVNNAGITRDNLAVRMSEADWDAVLDINLKGAFLMSRAALKIMMRSRSGRIINISSAAGQMGNAGQANYSSAKAGLIGLTKSMAREFASRNVLVNAVAPGFVDTQMAHALPEDVKTKMLSVIPLGRFASPEDVAAAALFLAGDGAAYITGQTIAVNGGLYL